A stretch of the Tardiphaga sp. 709 genome encodes the following:
- a CDS encoding succinate dehydrogenase iron-sulfur subunit encodes MAEFALPKNSKITGGKEWPKPAGATQTREFRVYRWNPDDGKNPSVDTYHIDTNDCGPMVLDGLIWIKNNIDPTLTFRRSCREGVCGSCAMNIDGQNTLACTRAMDEVDDGAIKVNPLPHQPVVKDLVPDLTNFYAQYASIEPWLKTTTPTPQKEWKQSHSDREKLDGLYECILCACCSTSCPSYWWNSDRFLGPAALLQATRWVKDSRDEATGERLDNLEDPFRLYRCHTIMNCAKACPKGLNPSEAIAELKMKMVERQV; translated from the coding sequence ATGGCTGAGTTCGCACTTCCGAAGAATTCCAAGATCACCGGCGGCAAGGAATGGCCGAAGCCGGCCGGTGCCACGCAGACGCGCGAATTCCGCGTCTATCGCTGGAATCCGGATGACGGCAAGAACCCGTCGGTCGACACCTATCACATCGACACCAACGACTGCGGTCCGATGGTTCTCGATGGTCTGATCTGGATCAAGAACAACATCGATCCGACGCTGACCTTCCGGCGCTCTTGCCGTGAGGGCGTCTGCGGTTCCTGCGCCATGAACATCGATGGCCAGAACACGCTGGCCTGCACCCGTGCGATGGACGAAGTCGACGACGGCGCCATCAAGGTCAATCCGCTGCCGCATCAGCCTGTCGTGAAGGACCTCGTGCCGGATCTGACCAACTTCTACGCCCAGTATGCGTCGATCGAGCCTTGGCTGAAGACCACCACGCCGACCCCGCAGAAGGAATGGAAGCAGAGCCACTCCGACCGCGAGAAGCTCGATGGTCTCTACGAGTGTATCCTGTGCGCCTGCTGCTCGACCTCGTGCCCGAGTTACTGGTGGAACAGCGACCGCTTCCTCGGTCCGGCTGCCCTCCTTCAGGCCACCCGCTGGGTCAAGGACTCCCGCGACGAAGCCACCGGTGAACGCCTCGACAATCTCGAGGATCCGTTCCGGCTTTATCGCTGCCACACCATCATGAACTGCGCCAAGGCGTGCCCGAAGGGTCTCAACCCCTCCGAAGCCATCGCCGAGCTGAAGATGAAGATGGTCGAACGTCAGGTCTGA
- a CDS encoding ABC transporter substrate-binding protein has translation MFRQLGLSVMAGAALLASALSASADTDVKFALDWKFEGPSAPYFVALDKGYYKAEGLNVTIDSGPGSVAGIARVAAGTYPIGFFDINSLARFRDQNPDKDVKGVLMVYDKPPFSIVSIAKSGINGPKDLEGKILGAPAPDGAFAQWKAFVKENKIDDSKVKIENVGFPVREPMLADGKVDAITGFSFSSYFNLMSKGIAEKDIKVMLMSDYGIVLYGNAIMVNPEFAKANPKLVAGFVRATVKGIIDTIKDPDTAIKSVMKRNETADEKIELARLKMSLKDNFVTPWVKANGVGGIDEKRMTDAIEQIAVTYEFKNPKPKAGDLFTSEYLPPADARKF, from the coding sequence ATGTTTCGTCAGCTGGGTTTGAGCGTCATGGCGGGTGCAGCGCTGCTGGCGTCTGCGCTATCTGCGAGCGCCGATACCGATGTCAAATTCGCGCTCGACTGGAAATTCGAAGGTCCGTCCGCACCCTATTTCGTTGCGCTCGACAAGGGCTACTACAAGGCCGAAGGCCTCAACGTGACCATCGACTCCGGTCCGGGCTCGGTCGCCGGCATTGCCCGCGTCGCGGCGGGCACCTATCCGATCGGCTTCTTCGACATCAATTCGCTGGCGCGCTTCCGCGACCAGAATCCGGACAAGGACGTCAAGGGCGTCCTCATGGTCTATGACAAGCCGCCCTTCTCGATTGTCAGCATCGCGAAGTCGGGCATCAATGGACCGAAGGACCTCGAAGGCAAGATCCTCGGCGCACCGGCGCCGGACGGTGCCTTCGCGCAGTGGAAGGCCTTCGTCAAAGAGAACAAGATCGACGACAGCAAGGTGAAGATCGAGAATGTCGGCTTCCCGGTGCGCGAGCCGATGCTCGCCGACGGCAAGGTCGATGCGATCACCGGCTTCTCGTTCTCGTCCTACTTCAACCTGATGTCCAAGGGCATCGCCGAGAAGGACATCAAGGTGATGCTGATGTCGGATTACGGCATCGTGCTCTATGGCAATGCCATCATGGTGAACCCCGAATTCGCCAAGGCCAATCCGAAACTCGTGGCCGGCTTCGTGCGCGCGACCGTCAAGGGCATCATCGACACCATCAAGGACCCCGACACGGCCATCAAGTCGGTGATGAAGCGTAACGAGACCGCTGACGAGAAGATCGAACTCGCCCGCCTCAAGATGTCGCTGAAGGACAACTTCGTGACGCCGTGGGTGAAGGCCAATGGCGTCGGCGGCATCGACGAGAAGCGCATGACGGATGCCATCGAGCAGATCGCCGTGACCTACGAGTTCAAGAATCCGAAGCCGAAGGCGGGGGATCTGTTCACGTCGGAGTATCTGCCCCCGGCCGACGCACGCAAGTTCTAA
- a CDS encoding ABC transporter ATP-binding protein, with product MEAFVDIDGVTLKYRGASGDIVALQDATLKVQRGEFAAVVGPSGCGKSTLMRLVTGLHKPTAGTIAIDGKQVTGPVKMAGMAFQNANMLPWRKVIDNVLLPLEIVEPHRSQFRSKKAEFRAKAEQLLATVGLAGFGDRYPWELSGGMQQRVSLCRSLIHEPALLMLDEPFAALDAFTREELWCVLRDLWQRLGFTVILVTHDLREAAFLADNIYVMSARPGHIVQVKPVDFPRPRDLQVTYEKEFGDIVMELRMKIAQVRQS from the coding sequence ATGGAAGCGTTCGTAGATATCGACGGCGTCACGCTCAAATACCGTGGCGCCTCGGGTGACATTGTCGCGCTCCAGGATGCGACGCTCAAAGTCCAGCGCGGCGAATTCGCCGCGGTGGTCGGTCCCTCCGGCTGCGGCAAGTCCACCTTGATGCGGCTCGTCACCGGCCTGCACAAGCCGACGGCTGGCACCATCGCCATCGACGGTAAACAAGTGACGGGACCGGTGAAGATGGCCGGCATGGCGTTCCAGAACGCCAATATGCTGCCGTGGCGCAAGGTCATCGACAATGTCCTGCTGCCGTTGGAAATCGTTGAGCCACATCGCTCGCAGTTCCGATCGAAGAAGGCCGAGTTCCGCGCCAAGGCCGAGCAGTTGCTGGCCACGGTCGGTCTCGCCGGCTTCGGTGACCGCTATCCCTGGGAATTGTCCGGCGGCATGCAACAGCGCGTCTCGCTGTGTCGTTCGCTGATCCATGAGCCCGCGCTGCTGATGCTCGATGAACCATTCGCCGCCCTCGATGCGTTTACGCGCGAGGAACTGTGGTGCGTGTTGCGCGATCTGTGGCAGCGGCTAGGCTTCACGGTGATACTGGTAACGCACGATCTGCGCGAAGCGGCGTTCCTTGCTGATAATATCTATGTCATGAGTGCGCGCCCCGGCCACATCGTCCAGGTCAAGCCGGTAGATTTCCCGCGCCCGCGCGATCTGCAAGTTACGTATGAGAAGGAATTCGGCGACATCGTGATGGAGCTGCGCATGAAGATCGCACAGGTGCGCCAGTCATGA
- a CDS encoding ABC transporter permease encodes MNPRTLEKLSPWLFTIAIFLVWELACIVFKVNTSVLQPPSAAFAAMFKLWRVFLYHSWVTLWVTMVGFALAVGFGIILGLVVGWSRAIYRGLYPVMIGFNTIPKVAIVPLLILWFGIGEVPAIVTAFLISFFPIVVNIATGLATTEPELEDVLRALGAGKLDIMLKVGIPRALPYFFGSLKIAITLAFVGTVVSETLGANAGLGYLIALEGASFRMANVYAALLLLAFEGVLMYAVFAGIEQHFTKWAFRSQMSAAG; translated from the coding sequence ATGAACCCGCGGACACTCGAAAAGCTCTCGCCCTGGCTCTTCACCATTGCCATTTTCCTGGTCTGGGAGCTGGCCTGCATCGTCTTCAAGGTCAACACGTCGGTATTGCAGCCGCCGTCAGCCGCCTTTGCGGCGATGTTCAAACTCTGGCGGGTGTTTCTCTATCACTCCTGGGTCACGCTCTGGGTGACCATGGTCGGATTTGCCCTGGCCGTGGGCTTCGGCATCATTCTCGGCCTCGTGGTGGGGTGGTCGCGGGCGATCTATCGCGGGCTCTATCCGGTGATGATCGGCTTCAACACGATCCCGAAGGTCGCCATTGTGCCGCTGCTGATCCTGTGGTTCGGCATCGGCGAAGTGCCGGCGATCGTCACCGCCTTCCTGATTTCGTTCTTTCCGATTGTGGTCAATATCGCCACCGGTCTGGCGACAACCGAGCCGGAACTCGAGGATGTGTTGCGGGCACTCGGCGCCGGCAAGCTCGACATCATGCTCAAGGTCGGCATTCCGCGTGCGCTGCCATATTTCTTCGGCTCGCTGAAGATCGCCATCACGCTGGCTTTCGTCGGCACGGTGGTATCGGAGACGCTCGGCGCCAATGCCGGGCTCGGCTACCTGATTGCGCTGGAGGGCGCCAGCTTCCGCATGGCGAATGTCTACGCCGCCTTGCTGCTGCTCGCCTTCGAAGGCGTGCTCATGTACGCGGTGTTCGCGGGGATCGAGCAGCATTTCACCAAATGGGCCTTCCGGTCGCAAATGAGCGCGGCCGGCTAA
- a CDS encoding ATP-binding protein, protein MKTEHQNSLRTLQWMMAASLALPLALFLFAAATSWVSTREIADREIERALDVAHEHALKVFETIDRSLSEMNEIVRGKSDDELRAQSDQMAGRLKQLTDALPQLKSVWVFDNKGRALVNSLDLTLPDLDFSDRDYYRIHIAGDAGTFIGQSLLPRPPYQGAPFFGVSRRRVSADGSFTGVVQASVFPEYFDRFYARIGHDAGSFFALGLTDGSILARYPQLDREVRLDPKGPVGRTLSAHPVGGLVTLVSPGDNVERRIGYQQLAGYPVYVAAGLETSAIRARWLRNISYHLIFGVPATALLFLLLVFAIRRTRRLNFEAMKRREAEEALKHGQRLEALGQLTGGVAHDFNNLLTVIRSSVDLLQRPDLSPDRRARYIAAISETVNRAAKLTAQLLAFARRQALKPEVFDVGQCVHSVSEIIGTLTGAPIEIMTHVPDEALFVDADIGQFETALINIAVNARDAMAGEGRLTIAVSAAEQIPVALALRSDGYVAISVSDTGAGIPADQFEHIFEPFYTTKEVGQGTGLGLSQVFGFAKQSGGEVMVASEVGKGSTFTLYLPRVSGDSIAPALSASEAPVVDGHGMSVLVVEDNRDVGIFATDVLRELGYTTVLRPNAQEALAELARHATHYDVVFSDVVMPGMTGIELAQEIRKLYSDLPVVLTSGYSHVLAQNGTFGFELLHKPYSVEQLSRVLSKAGTWRKARREAV, encoded by the coding sequence GTGAAGACCGAACACCAAAATTCGTTGAGAACGCTGCAATGGATGATGGCCGCTTCGCTGGCGCTTCCGCTTGCACTGTTTCTGTTCGCGGCGGCGACGTCGTGGGTGTCGACGCGCGAGATCGCCGACCGAGAGATCGAGCGCGCGCTCGATGTGGCGCACGAACACGCTTTAAAGGTGTTCGAGACGATCGACCGCAGCCTGTCCGAAATGAACGAGATCGTACGCGGCAAATCCGACGACGAGCTGCGTGCGCAATCGGACCAGATGGCGGGCCGGCTAAAGCAGCTCACCGATGCGTTGCCGCAGTTGAAGTCGGTCTGGGTGTTCGACAATAAAGGCCGCGCGCTGGTCAATAGTCTGGATCTGACGCTGCCGGATCTCGATTTCTCTGATCGCGATTACTACAGGATCCATATCGCAGGTGATGCCGGCACGTTCATCGGTCAATCGTTGTTGCCGCGCCCGCCCTATCAGGGCGCGCCGTTCTTTGGCGTGAGCCGTAGGCGGGTCTCGGCCGATGGCAGCTTCACCGGTGTGGTGCAGGCCTCTGTCTTTCCGGAATATTTTGATCGTTTCTATGCGCGCATCGGCCACGATGCCGGGAGCTTCTTTGCGCTTGGTCTCACCGATGGTTCGATCCTGGCACGTTATCCGCAGCTCGACCGTGAGGTGCGGCTCGACCCCAAGGGGCCCGTGGGCCGCACATTGTCGGCCCATCCTGTTGGAGGATTGGTCACGCTTGTCTCGCCCGGCGACAATGTCGAGCGCCGTATCGGCTATCAGCAGCTCGCCGGCTATCCGGTCTATGTCGCGGCAGGTCTTGAAACTTCAGCGATCCGTGCGCGCTGGCTGCGCAACATCAGCTATCATCTGATCTTCGGTGTTCCTGCGACGGCATTGCTATTCCTATTACTGGTATTCGCGATCCGTCGCACCCGCCGGCTCAATTTCGAAGCGATGAAGCGGCGCGAGGCTGAAGAAGCGCTGAAACATGGCCAGCGGCTGGAAGCGCTCGGGCAGTTAACCGGCGGCGTTGCGCATGACTTCAACAATCTGCTCACCGTGATCCGTTCGTCAGTCGATTTGCTGCAACGGCCCGATCTCTCGCCGGATCGTCGTGCACGCTACATTGCGGCGATCTCCGAAACAGTAAATCGCGCCGCCAAGCTGACGGCGCAATTGCTGGCTTTTGCGCGGCGCCAGGCGCTGAAGCCTGAAGTGTTCGATGTCGGCCAATGCGTGCATTCGGTGAGCGAGATTATCGGCACGCTGACGGGGGCACCCATCGAAATTATGACCCATGTGCCCGATGAGGCGTTGTTCGTGGATGCTGATATCGGTCAGTTCGAAACCGCGTTGATCAACATCGCGGTTAACGCGCGCGATGCCATGGCGGGCGAGGGTCGGCTGACGATCGCTGTCAGCGCGGCAGAGCAAATCCCTGTTGCGCTCGCCCTGAGGTCTGACGGCTATGTGGCGATCTCAGTATCCGACACCGGCGCCGGTATTCCTGCCGATCAGTTCGAGCACATCTTCGAGCCATTCTATACGACCAAGGAGGTCGGGCAGGGCACTGGCCTCGGACTTTCGCAGGTGTTTGGCTTTGCCAAACAATCCGGCGGTGAGGTCATGGTCGCCAGCGAAGTCGGCAAGGGCAGCACTTTCACGCTCTATCTGCCGCGCGTCTCCGGCGATAGCATCGCGCCGGCGCTGTCGGCAAGCGAAGCGCCCGTTGTCGATGGCCACGGCATGTCGGTCCTGGTGGTGGAAGACAATCGCGACGTCGGCATTTTTGCGACTGATGTGTTGCGCGAGCTTGGCTACACCACCGTGCTGCGGCCGAACGCTCAGGAAGCGCTCGCCGAACTCGCCCGCCACGCCACGCACTACGACGTGGTATTCTCGGATGTGGTGATGCCTGGGATGACCGGCATCGAACTGGCGCAGGAGATTCGAAAACTCTACTCGGACTTGCCGGTGGTGCTGACCTCCGGCTACAGCCATGTCCTTGCGCAAAACGGCACCTTCGGGTTCGAGCTGTTGCATAAACCTTACTCGGTCGAGCAATTGTCGCGTGTACTCAGCAAGGCCGGCACCTGGCGCAAGGCCCGGCGCGAGGCCGTTTGA
- a CDS encoding ABC transporter ATP-binding protein/permease codes for MNTQSVNESKPAPASDASDVKGPIVGVIGEDGKHIEPPPPEVVEPDPDLTPEEAEQARKDYLLTRFWISARGFWGKSGDRLAWMFSIGLVLLIVGNVAFQYGINVWNRAIFDAIEKRDAASVFHLTGVFFPLAIGSVLLGVAQVYGRMGIQRRWRAWLTNSVVSRWLTNGRYYQLNLVGGDHQNPEYRIAEDLRIATDSPVDFVSGVIAAFLSATTFIVVLWTIGGALTLTVGGSVITIPGFLVIAAIIYAAIASGSIMVIGRRFVQISEDKNQAEAEYRYALTRVRENGESIALLGGEEEERDGIDKTFGNVLRQWARLAGQHMRTTLVSQGSSLIAPVVPLLLCAPKFLDGSMSLGQVMQAASAFTIVQSAFGWLVDNYPRLADWNACARRIASLMMSLDGLERAELGDGIGRIKRGETTDETMLSLHDLSVTLDDGTAVVGDAEVKIEPGERLLVAGESGTGKSTLVRAIAGLWPWGGGSVNFHPDRRLFMLPQKPYVPSGTLRRAAAYPAASEDWTVEQIGEALDKVGLGHLKEKIEEDAPWDQTLSGGEKQRLAFARLFLHRPDIIVLDEATSALDAKSQDKMMELLTKELPNATVVSVAHRVELEAFHSRKIVLERRKGGAKLVSDIDLIPRKGKRRLLGRFLRHRKPARSAA; via the coding sequence ATGAACACGCAGTCCGTTAACGAATCCAAGCCCGCACCTGCATCCGATGCGTCCGATGTGAAGGGGCCGATCGTCGGCGTCATTGGCGAAGACGGCAAGCATATCGAGCCGCCGCCGCCCGAAGTGGTGGAGCCCGATCCGGATCTGACGCCGGAAGAGGCCGAGCAGGCGCGTAAGGACTATCTGCTGACCCGGTTCTGGATCAGCGCGCGGGGCTTCTGGGGCAAGTCGGGCGACAGACTCGCCTGGATGTTCTCGATCGGGCTCGTGCTGTTGATCGTTGGCAATGTCGCGTTTCAATACGGCATCAATGTCTGGAATCGCGCGATCTTCGATGCCATCGAGAAGCGTGATGCGGCCAGCGTGTTTCATCTCACCGGTGTGTTTTTTCCGCTGGCGATCGGCAGTGTGTTGCTCGGCGTCGCGCAGGTCTATGGCCGTATGGGCATCCAGCGTCGCTGGCGCGCATGGCTGACCAATTCTGTGGTGTCGCGCTGGCTCACCAACGGTCGCTACTATCAGCTCAATCTTGTCGGTGGCGATCACCAGAATCCCGAATATCGAATCGCCGAGGATCTGCGCATCGCGACCGACTCGCCGGTCGATTTCGTCTCCGGCGTCATTGCCGCGTTTCTCTCCGCCACCACCTTCATCGTTGTGTTGTGGACGATCGGCGGTGCGCTGACGCTGACGGTCGGCGGCAGCGTCATCACCATTCCCGGCTTCCTCGTCATTGCCGCGATCATCTATGCCGCCATCGCATCCGGTTCGATCATGGTGATCGGCCGCCGTTTCGTTCAGATCTCCGAAGACAAGAACCAGGCCGAGGCCGAGTATCGTTATGCGCTCACCCGCGTGCGCGAGAACGGCGAGAGTATCGCGCTGCTCGGCGGCGAAGAGGAAGAGCGCGACGGGATCGACAAGACCTTCGGCAATGTCCTCAGGCAATGGGCGCGTCTCGCCGGACAGCATATGCGTACCACGTTGGTGTCGCAGGGCTCGAGCCTGATCGCGCCCGTCGTGCCGCTGCTGCTGTGCGCGCCAAAATTTCTTGACGGCAGCATGTCGCTCGGTCAGGTGATGCAGGCGGCGTCTGCGTTCACCATCGTGCAAAGCGCATTCGGCTGGCTGGTCGACAACTATCCGCGCCTTGCCGACTGGAACGCCTGCGCGCGCCGCATCGCCTCACTGATGATGTCGCTGGATGGCCTCGAACGCGCCGAGCTTGGTGACGGTATCGGCCGTATCAAGCGCGGCGAAACGACGGATGAGACGATGCTGAGCCTGCATGATCTCTCCGTGACGCTCGACGACGGCACTGCCGTCGTCGGCGACGCCGAAGTGAAGATCGAGCCTGGTGAACGTCTGCTTGTCGCGGGCGAGTCCGGCACCGGCAAAAGCACGCTGGTGCGCGCCATTGCGGGCCTGTGGCCATGGGGTGGTGGCAGCGTCAATTTCCATCCCGACCGGCGGCTCTTCATGCTGCCGCAGAAGCCCTATGTGCCGTCAGGCACCTTGCGCCGCGCAGCCGCCTATCCCGCGGCGTCGGAGGACTGGACCGTCGAGCAGATCGGCGAGGCCCTCGACAAGGTCGGGCTCGGTCATCTCAAGGAGAAGATCGAGGAGGATGCGCCGTGGGACCAGACGCTGTCCGGCGGCGAGAAGCAGCGTCTCGCTTTCGCGCGGCTGTTTTTGCACCGCCCTGATATCATTGTGCTGGACGAAGCGACCTCGGCGCTGGACGCGAAGAGCCAGGACAAGATGATGGAGCTGCTCACCAAGGAGCTGCCCAACGCCACGGTGGTATCTGTCGCGCATCGAGTCGAGCTTGAAGCCTTCCACAGCCGCAAGATCGTGCTGGAGCGCCGCAAGGGCGGCGCCAAGCTGGTCAGCGACATCGATCTCATCCCGCGTAAGGGTAAGCGCCGTCTGCTCGGCCGCTTCCTGCGCCATCGCAAGCCGGCCAGGAGCGCGGCGTGA
- a CDS encoding MAPEG family protein yields MPFAYWSILIAALLPLIIISYAKAGSRDNSAPRDSAENLSGAKRRAYAAHQNAFESFPFYAVSVVAALNFGASATTVSVLAALYLAFRIAHALLYIADKSSLRSAAYAGGLFANIAIFLSPALKINFF; encoded by the coding sequence ATGCCGTTCGCCTATTGGAGCATTTTGATTGCTGCACTGCTACCGCTGATTATTATTAGTTATGCCAAAGCGGGATCGCGCGATAACAGCGCACCACGCGACAGCGCCGAGAACCTTTCAGGCGCCAAGCGCCGCGCCTATGCCGCGCATCAGAATGCCTTCGAGAGCTTCCCGTTCTACGCCGTTTCGGTCGTCGCAGCACTGAACTTTGGCGCATCGGCGACGACCGTGAGCGTGCTGGCCGCCCTCTATCTCGCGTTTCGGATTGCGCACGCGCTGCTGTACATCGCGGATAAATCGTCGCTGCGCTCCGCCGCCTATGCCGGCGGCCTCTTCGCCAATATCGCGATCTTCCTGTCGCCGGCGCTGAAGATCAACTTCTTCTAA
- a CDS encoding pyridoxamine 5'-phosphate oxidase family protein, translating to MANDNTRDIERAWELMKKIGFAMLVTHDGDKLRARPMAAYVDREADAVYFLSDVRRHKDDEIKRNPNVNLSFADASDQKYVSVSGTAAVSNDRAKIKELFTTSAKAWWDSAQDPNIRVLKFTPDDAEFWDSPGTVISYVKMAAAAVTGTRPDIGTNRKVAI from the coding sequence ATGGCCAATGACAATACCCGCGATATCGAGCGTGCCTGGGAATTGATGAAGAAGATCGGCTTTGCCATGCTGGTGACGCATGATGGCGACAAGCTGCGAGCGCGCCCGATGGCTGCCTACGTGGATCGCGAAGCCGATGCGGTCTACTTCCTCAGCGATGTGCGCAGACACAAGGATGATGAGATCAAGCGCAATCCGAACGTGAATCTTTCTTTCGCAGATGCGAGCGATCAGAAGTATGTGTCGGTGAGCGGCACGGCTGCCGTCTCGAACGATCGCGCCAAGATCAAGGAGCTGTTCACCACCTCCGCAAAGGCGTGGTGGGACAGCGCTCAAGATCCGAATATTCGCGTGCTGAAGTTCACGCCTGACGATGCCGAATTCTGGGACTCGCCGGGCACTGTGATCAGCTATGTGAAGATGGCCGCTGCGGCTGTGACTGGTACGCGTCCGGACATCGGCACCAACCGTAAGGTCGCAATCTAG